A window of the Scandinavium goeteborgense genome harbors these coding sequences:
- a CDS encoding DNA-methyltransferase produces MKNTVKINSIELINADCLQYLATLPDDSIDLIVTDPPYFKVKPNGWDNQWNGDEDYLRWLDGCLAEFWRVLKSTGSIYLFSGHRLASDIELMMRERFNILNHIIWAKPSGRWNGCNKESLRAYFPATERILFAEHYQGPYKPKSDGYAEKCRDLKQHTLGPLIDYFRNARDALGVTARDIVAATGKKNMVSHWFSGNQWQLPNESDYLKLQKLFDRIASEKHAQQLLDKPHHQLVEKYHVLNLTYGELIQEYKSLRRYFAVNVEVPYTDVWTHKPVQFYPGKHPCEKPADMLEQIISASSRLGDVVADFFMGSGSTLKAALRLGRKAIGVELETERFRQTVDEVKELTQP; encoded by the coding sequence ATGAAAAACACTGTAAAAATAAACAGTATTGAGCTAATCAATGCTGACTGCCTGCAATACCTTGCCACTCTCCCTGATGACTCCATTGACCTGATCGTGACGGACCCGCCTTACTTCAAGGTGAAACCGAACGGTTGGGACAACCAGTGGAATGGGGACGAGGATTATTTACGCTGGCTGGATGGATGCCTTGCTGAGTTCTGGCGAGTACTGAAATCCACCGGCAGCATCTACCTGTTTAGCGGTCACCGGCTGGCATCTGACATCGAGCTCATGATGCGTGAACGGTTCAACATTCTGAACCATATCATCTGGGCTAAACCTTCCGGTCGATGGAACGGGTGCAATAAAGAAAGCCTGCGCGCCTATTTCCCAGCGACTGAGCGCATCCTGTTTGCAGAGCACTATCAAGGCCCGTACAAGCCAAAGAGCGACGGATATGCGGAGAAGTGCCGCGACCTGAAACAGCACACACTGGGCCCGCTAATTGACTATTTCCGCAATGCGCGTGATGCCCTGGGTGTCACGGCCAGAGACATAGTCGCAGCCACCGGCAAAAAGAATATGGTCTCTCACTGGTTTAGCGGTAACCAATGGCAACTGCCGAACGAGAGTGACTACCTCAAGCTGCAAAAGCTTTTTGACCGCATCGCCAGCGAAAAGCACGCGCAGCAGCTGCTTGATAAACCACACCACCAGCTGGTGGAGAAATACCACGTTCTGAACCTGACGTATGGTGAATTGATACAGGAATACAAATCCCTGCGCCGCTATTTTGCGGTGAATGTTGAAGTGCCTTATACCGATGTCTGGACGCATAAGCCTGTTCAGTTTTATCCAGGCAAACACCCATGCGAAAAGCCTGCTGACATGCTGGAGCAAATCATAAGCGCCAGCAGCAGACTGGGTGATGTGGTTGCGGATTTCTTTATGGGGTCAGGCTCGACGCTGAAAGCGGCATTGCGGTTAGGTCGTAAAGCGATTGGCGTTGAGCTGGAAACAGAACGGTTTCGACAGACAGTTGATGAAGTAAAAGAATTAACTCAGCCTTAA
- a CDS encoding GNAT family N-acetyltransferase, with translation MDLETARLKLEPYNDSHFEGLRVMDSDPSVMRYITKGIVKTSEETWEGIRRVQARWDKYQFSWWAIKEKSSGVIVGAACLQHLANVDGAPLEIGWRLVPEHNGKGYATEAAKAIIYFAAERVGTTYLVAVADPENTPSHRVMQRLGMTYKAVEQHYDVPCVVYELNIRRAD, from the coding sequence ATGGATTTAGAAACAGCCCGTTTAAAGCTCGAACCCTATAATGACTCTCATTTCGAAGGCTTGAGGGTAATGGATAGCGACCCCAGTGTGATGCGTTATATCACCAAGGGTATTGTCAAAACGTCTGAAGAAACTTGGGAAGGTATCAGGCGTGTCCAGGCTCGTTGGGATAAATACCAATTTTCGTGGTGGGCTATCAAAGAGAAGTCTTCTGGCGTCATCGTTGGCGCAGCTTGCCTCCAACATCTGGCAAACGTGGATGGTGCACCATTAGAGATTGGCTGGCGTCTTGTCCCGGAACATAATGGCAAAGGTTATGCGACGGAGGCAGCTAAAGCGATTATTTATTTCGCGGCGGAACGGGTAGGTACTACTTATTTAGTTGCAGTTGCCGATCCCGAAAACACCCCCTCGCATCGAGTGATGCAACGGTTAGGCATGACTTACAAAGCAGTAGAGCAGCATTACGATGTGCCATGTGTGGTGTATGAGCTTAACATCCGCAGGGCTGATTAA
- a CDS encoding ATP-binding protein has protein sequence MSKETHFYLPRILTANPVSGKKYTEDELLQASPYLIILAEPGAGKTELMHSLAQRLSTQSIEANSFQYRADNECGRPLVIDGFDELAKIDKAGIHQLLALALKAKPTHLIVSSRSSEWSHSSTSQFRKIFNVDPLVVYLCEFSQDELRTLFSYLHPNEDFDSFVREAKRFGVDVLLSNPQFLHLLAAAYSESNGRFSSREALFAQSVRYQAREENRDIAIHDAPLSVEQKINISAEIFTKLLLSGSEGVATSEPAETRVYPFIYSLAASIPSPKGILASRLFRPGYQTDQHRPVHKIIAEYSAAVYLTKRIGNSADPLTLRKCLSLIAPGHYVRDELRGLLGWMAACGDSTMQQNIIQLDPYAVLANGDPSQLTVSSRLFLIAQLQKLEREDPFFRRNDAWRRFSVTGFFTPEVIETIRPLLTPQGEGHLSGLLLELLQGVEDAHALSSTLSSLVCDHLLDLHTRFLASGCLLGLKHYDFRLELARLLGEATSDSLRVASEIYSVRGPDSFAITELSTFLRTCCGLYLNPTNENGNISTDHYFVSVFISKLPITCVEPLLNILSDGLTCECKKKSFECYCRNGISKIIGKLLDNYVVNAALPLDPVSIWRWVEYLNFHETISADRSATVKVLQQDATLRRGVYRHVLSNNFDAHALREALDNHFRYPYHAHAGLCFKDGDQEYLLNMAFEEENVALWRLLFPHHFRNRQITERKINPLRQICRRHALSNPRFMQAWVSAERGMKSLGRPDQKLARMSRRMKLRREAKRAMNLQWIDSHRDEISQGMQWGVLDSFARTMLSQPDNLASNFGDRNLVEQSLINCLQHISPHIPDLRELTRLKTEGETYGMRYIFYAACMLLFEDHGTLASLDKSVLSILRTETNHGNSEGARLTHNAMMENVDQLLFPAGKGTEIFLRDYLEPQLEYPHPPLELIMQPSVFDSIRGQLAIEWLGQYGTLPLNTARTLFKLACREASPTELCHVITKRCEELQSSHTDNIGDDKQEELRLFWLIRALYFLPEFPADYWQRIIADKRNLLRFNSLSRGINREDTQHWPSLSAEKLGSILESFIGQWPVMRSSLLSQNQRNEDEDAWDIMYVIVERMGTTEPSKGIPVIKRLLEMPLLQPLHSELKSALVTLQRERLFRDYSPPCAHDVTEVLNHDGVVTVEGLRESVLYQLEVYQQHINKGEFNTIRQFNPNGNRLDEESSRDIIAEWLRIVLRPQGITVVKEHEVNNEKRADISASKAHRDRRLLLMIEVKGQWHKAIYTAPYEQLYELYSLTPDAGMQGIYIALWFGQHEKVANTYKHELKSAEELRLAIIKKLPAELHNQIDVFVLDLSK, from the coding sequence GTGTCTAAAGAAACGCATTTTTACTTGCCTCGCATTCTTACCGCAAATCCTGTCAGCGGTAAAAAGTATACTGAAGATGAGCTACTGCAGGCATCACCGTATCTCATCATACTTGCGGAGCCCGGCGCCGGTAAAACCGAGCTAATGCATAGCCTTGCACAAAGGCTTTCGACTCAGTCGATTGAGGCTAATTCGTTTCAATATCGAGCTGACAATGAATGTGGCCGTCCACTGGTGATCGACGGATTTGATGAACTGGCCAAGATAGATAAAGCCGGAATTCATCAACTTTTGGCGCTGGCTTTGAAAGCAAAACCAACACACCTTATTGTATCTAGTCGATCAAGTGAATGGAGTCATTCATCGACATCTCAGTTCCGTAAAATCTTCAACGTCGATCCGCTCGTGGTGTATCTTTGTGAATTCAGTCAAGATGAGCTGCGGACACTTTTCAGCTATCTGCATCCAAATGAGGACTTCGATAGCTTTGTGAGAGAAGCTAAACGTTTCGGAGTCGATGTCCTGCTGTCAAACCCTCAGTTTCTTCATCTGCTAGCAGCAGCCTATTCGGAGAGTAATGGACGTTTTTCGAGCCGGGAGGCGTTATTTGCTCAGTCCGTCAGGTATCAGGCTCGTGAAGAGAATCGCGATATTGCTATTCATGATGCTCCCTTGTCGGTTGAGCAAAAGATAAATATCAGTGCTGAGATCTTCACAAAACTACTGTTGTCGGGCTCGGAAGGGGTTGCGACAAGCGAACCAGCTGAAACCCGAGTTTATCCCTTCATCTATTCGCTGGCTGCATCTATCCCATCACCGAAAGGAATATTAGCCAGTAGGCTTTTCAGGCCTGGTTATCAGACAGATCAGCATCGTCCGGTGCATAAAATTATTGCTGAATATTCAGCAGCTGTTTATCTCACAAAACGAATCGGAAACTCTGCCGATCCATTGACGCTTCGCAAGTGCCTGAGCTTGATTGCGCCTGGTCACTACGTGAGGGACGAACTCAGAGGGTTACTGGGTTGGATGGCGGCATGTGGCGACAGCACTATGCAGCAGAACATCATTCAACTCGATCCCTACGCCGTGCTAGCCAATGGTGATCCCTCACAGCTTACAGTTAGCTCAAGACTTTTTCTGATCGCGCAACTTCAGAAACTTGAAAGAGAGGATCCCTTTTTCCGTCGCAATGACGCCTGGCGTCGCTTTAGCGTTACTGGATTTTTCACACCGGAAGTCATTGAAACCATCAGACCGCTATTAACTCCTCAAGGTGAAGGCCATCTTAGCGGTCTGCTTTTGGAGCTTCTCCAAGGTGTTGAGGACGCTCATGCATTATCGTCCACGCTATCTTCATTGGTATGCGATCATCTACTCGACCTACACACACGGTTTCTGGCCTCTGGATGTCTGCTTGGACTTAAACATTACGATTTCAGGCTGGAACTAGCGCGATTACTTGGGGAAGCCACATCTGATTCTTTGCGGGTCGCATCCGAAATTTACAGTGTTAGGGGGCCTGATTCGTTTGCGATCACTGAATTGTCCACTTTCCTACGTACCTGTTGCGGGCTGTATTTAAATCCGACAAATGAAAATGGCAACATCTCAACCGACCATTACTTTGTCAGTGTATTCATCTCCAAACTTCCCATCACCTGCGTTGAACCTTTGCTGAATATACTTTCTGATGGGCTGACGTGTGAATGTAAAAAAAAGAGCTTTGAATGTTATTGCCGCAACGGCATCAGCAAAATCATTGGTAAATTGCTGGACAACTACGTCGTTAATGCTGCGCTTCCGTTGGATCCGGTCAGCATATGGAGATGGGTTGAATACCTAAATTTTCATGAAACAATTTCGGCAGACAGAAGTGCAACAGTTAAGGTCCTTCAGCAGGATGCTACTTTGCGTCGGGGGGTTTACCGACACGTATTGTCCAATAACTTTGATGCTCATGCCCTTAGAGAAGCTCTGGATAACCACTTCCGATATCCCTACCACGCTCATGCTGGTCTTTGTTTCAAAGACGGCGATCAGGAATATCTGCTAAACATGGCTTTTGAGGAAGAAAATGTTGCGCTATGGCGTTTACTTTTCCCTCATCATTTCCGAAACCGTCAGATAACTGAGAGGAAAATCAACCCACTGAGGCAGATATGTCGCCGCCATGCTTTAAGTAATCCTCGTTTTATGCAGGCATGGGTTAGCGCGGAACGAGGTATGAAGTCACTGGGCCGACCGGATCAGAAACTCGCGCGTATGTCTCGCAGAATGAAACTGCGTCGGGAAGCAAAGCGGGCAATGAATCTTCAATGGATTGATTCACATCGCGATGAGATTTCGCAGGGTATGCAATGGGGAGTTTTGGACTCCTTTGCAAGGACAATGTTGTCACAACCAGATAATCTCGCCTCAAATTTTGGTGACAGAAACTTAGTTGAACAATCTTTAATTAATTGCTTACAACATATATCGCCACATATACCCGACCTTCGTGAGCTTACCCGTCTCAAAACTGAAGGGGAAACATATGGCATGAGGTATATCTTTTATGCAGCGTGTATGCTTCTTTTTGAAGATCATGGCACACTTGCATCTCTTGATAAATCGGTGCTTAGCATTCTTAGGACTGAGACCAATCATGGTAATAGCGAAGGGGCTCGGTTAACACATAACGCGATGATGGAGAATGTGGACCAATTATTGTTTCCCGCAGGGAAGGGGACAGAAATTTTTCTCCGAGACTATCTTGAGCCTCAGCTTGAATATCCTCATCCCCCGCTGGAACTAATCATGCAGCCTTCAGTGTTTGATTCAATCCGCGGGCAGTTAGCTATCGAATGGCTGGGCCAATATGGGACACTCCCCCTCAACACCGCCAGAACTCTTTTTAAGCTTGCTTGCAGGGAAGCCTCTCCAACTGAACTGTGCCATGTGATTACCAAGCGTTGTGAGGAGCTCCAGTCCTCGCATACAGACAACATTGGTGACGACAAGCAAGAGGAATTACGTCTCTTCTGGTTAATTCGCGCCTTATATTTTTTGCCGGAGTTCCCCGCAGATTACTGGCAAAGAATTATCGCCGACAAACGCAATCTGCTCAGGTTTAACTCGCTTTCAAGAGGGATAAATCGTGAAGACACACAGCACTGGCCTTCACTAAGTGCGGAAAAGCTAGGTTCGATTCTTGAAAGTTTCATCGGGCAATGGCCTGTTATGCGGAGTTCCCTCCTGTCACAGAACCAACGCAACGAAGACGAAGATGCGTGGGATATTATGTATGTGATCGTTGAAAGGATGGGCACTACCGAGCCTTCCAAGGGAATTCCGGTTATTAAGCGGCTTCTGGAAATGCCTTTATTGCAACCTCTTCATTCAGAGCTTAAAAGCGCGCTGGTAACACTTCAACGAGAAAGGTTGTTCAGGGACTACTCGCCGCCATGCGCCCACGATGTCACAGAAGTACTTAATCACGATGGAGTAGTAACTGTTGAAGGACTGAGGGAAAGCGTTTTGTATCAACTGGAGGTGTATCAACAGCATATCAACAAGGGAGAGTTCAACACTATCAGGCAGTTTAATCCCAACGGGAATCGGCTTGACGAGGAATCGTCGAGAGATATCATTGCAGAATGGCTCCGCATTGTGCTTCGACCCCAGGGTATTACTGTTGTTAAAGAGCATGAGGTAAACAATGAAAAACGCGCGGACATCTCTGCCTCAAAAGCACACCGCGATAGACGTCTGCTGCTGATGATTGAAGTGAAAGGCCAGTGGCATAAGGCGATCTATACGGCACCCTATGAGCAACTGTATGAACTTTATTCTTTAACACCCGATGCGGGCATGCAGGGTATCTATATTGCGTTGTGGTTTGGGCAACATGAGAAGGTCGCAAATACATATAAACATGAATTGAAAAGTGCAGAGGAACTTAGGCTGGCCATTATTAAAAAACTCCCCGCTGAGCTGCATAATCAGATAGATGTGTTCGTACTGGATCTCTCAAAGTGA
- a CDS encoding antitermination protein, giving the protein MNLESLPQYFSPKSMMPGAVPCGITADTLTITDIMAALGLANAKAGVGIELYLAKAGVLNPADIIAYIEQIALSRSGRHATLKRMDNQQKHNFLRILAGYVFRDYSLSAASQLQCSSCIGSGFIDAEVFTMKSCRIRDTWMPQEQGREIVRVICKPCNGKGHLKNACRCRGRGEVVDKKKTELQGLPVYKACPRCKGRGYPRLKDTEIFKALGVTETTWRRNFKLFYERLVEHCHMEESYAENVLKSITR; this is encoded by the coding sequence ATGAATCTTGAATCGTTACCGCAATACTTTTCACCCAAATCGATGATGCCAGGCGCAGTACCATGCGGCATTACCGCTGATACTTTGACCATTACTGATATTATGGCTGCACTCGGTTTAGCAAATGCGAAAGCAGGTGTGGGGATTGAACTCTACCTTGCCAAAGCTGGCGTTCTGAACCCCGCTGACATTATTGCCTATATCGAGCAGATAGCTCTTTCACGTTCAGGTCGTCACGCAACGCTGAAAAGAATGGATAATCAACAGAAGCATAATTTTCTTCGTATCCTTGCAGGTTATGTATTCCGTGATTACTCCCTGAGTGCGGCCAGCCAGCTTCAGTGCAGCAGCTGCATCGGAAGCGGTTTTATCGATGCTGAGGTTTTCACAATGAAGTCCTGTCGCATTCGTGATACCTGGATGCCACAAGAGCAGGGAAGGGAGATCGTCAGGGTGATTTGCAAGCCATGTAATGGCAAAGGCCATCTCAAAAATGCGTGTCGCTGTCGTGGCCGTGGAGAAGTGGTCGATAAGAAGAAAACCGAGCTGCAAGGTCTGCCAGTGTATAAAGCATGCCCGCGCTGCAAGGGCAGAGGCTACCCGAGGTTAAAGGATACTGAGATATTCAAAGCGCTGGGTGTGACGGAAACGACTTGGCGTCGCAACTTCAAATTGTTTTATGAAAGGCTGGTTGAACACTGCCACATGGAAGAGTCCTACGCCGAGAATGTGTTGAAGAGCATCACTCGGTAA
- a CDS encoding RusA family crossover junction endodeoxyribonuclease, which produces MRNRYQITPIGKPRMTVRDKWKQRPPVMRYRAFCDEVRLHDIQIAPANVHIIFIIPMPKSWSQKKRNQMDGQPHQQKPDIDNLTKSLLDALFDDDSHIWDVRTSKVWGEAGQIIIEDAK; this is translated from the coding sequence ATGCGTAACCGCTACCAGATAACCCCGATCGGGAAACCCCGCATGACGGTCCGCGATAAGTGGAAGCAGCGCCCGCCGGTGATGCGCTACCGCGCGTTCTGCGACGAAGTGCGCCTGCACGATATCCAGATCGCTCCTGCCAACGTGCACATCATTTTCATCATCCCTATGCCGAAAAGCTGGAGCCAGAAGAAGCGCAACCAGATGGACGGCCAGCCACACCAGCAGAAACCCGATATCGACAATCTGACTAAATCGCTACTGGATGCCCTGTTTGACGATGACTCCCACATCTGGGATGTCCGGACATCAAAGGTATGGGGTGAAGCCGGGCAAATTATCATCGAGGACGCAAAATGA
- a CDS encoding Ref family recombination enhancement nuclease, whose translation MSKTKCKTKAEKLHLARVAELGCIVCRNLHYGDTPAEIHHCSAGTGVSGRASHHSVIPLCHAHHRTGGHGVAVHAGRRTWEDKFGTEDELLTQTLIELGVFYA comes from the coding sequence ATGAGTAAAACCAAATGCAAAACCAAAGCGGAAAAGCTCCATCTTGCTCGTGTAGCTGAGCTCGGCTGCATTGTTTGCCGGAATCTTCACTACGGCGATACACCCGCTGAAATCCACCATTGTAGCGCTGGTACCGGTGTTTCCGGTCGTGCCAGTCACCACAGTGTGATCCCACTTTGTCATGCCCATCACCGTACTGGTGGTCATGGCGTTGCGGTACATGCAGGGCGCAGAACCTGGGAAGACAAATTCGGTACCGAAGATGAACTTCTGACGCAGACTCTCATTGAACTGGGGGTCTTCTATGCGTAA
- a CDS encoding lF-82, with amino-acid sequence MGGKDSNYTIVYRGDTLARMQEGEWVIFQRAKAYGGGFWLGRTYNDCFWLEFDKPTCLSDAITYIVSYSSMLNRKQEFDDEFRLV; translated from the coding sequence ATGGGTGGCAAAGACAGTAATTACACAATTGTCTATCGGGGCGATACGCTTGCCCGGATGCAGGAAGGGGAATGGGTTATCTTCCAGCGGGCTAAGGCCTATGGCGGTGGCTTTTGGCTCGGTCGGACATACAACGATTGCTTCTGGCTAGAGTTCGACAAGCCAACATGCTTATCCGATGCCATCACATACATCGTCTCCTACAGCTCAATGCTCAACAGGAAACAAGAGTTTGATGACGAATTTCGGCTGGTGTAA
- a CDS encoding DUF1627 domain-containing protein encodes METVLQALGAMKKATSIEIAARTGISRNEVVNQLWDYKRDGLVAQYGMSWSPADPEVSTEQDTVKISEAMIIDALRQRGAQSTEELATVLSTTNRKVAATLAMPISKGRITRVSDNGTFRYSIADATSETNEPAVAKDNKPVSVAAVLDSITPFAAACPDDLIVPTVRGVNRELRRAKAKVVKLERLRDAVREISKHKRLIQEVML; translated from the coding sequence ATGGAAACTGTACTTCAGGCCCTTGGGGCAATGAAAAAGGCGACGTCGATCGAAATCGCGGCGCGCACCGGAATCAGCCGGAATGAAGTGGTAAATCAGCTTTGGGATTACAAACGAGACGGGCTGGTTGCTCAGTACGGCATGAGCTGGTCGCCGGCAGATCCGGAGGTGTCCACAGAGCAGGACACTGTAAAAATCAGCGAGGCCATGATTATCGATGCCTTGCGTCAGCGCGGTGCGCAATCGACTGAAGAGCTGGCCACGGTTCTATCAACCACAAACCGGAAGGTTGCCGCCACGCTCGCTATGCCGATCAGCAAAGGGCGAATCACGCGCGTCAGCGATAACGGCACGTTCCGCTACTCCATCGCGGATGCCACCTCAGAAACCAACGAGCCAGCCGTAGCCAAAGATAACAAACCTGTCAGTGTCGCAGCCGTGCTGGATTCCATCACGCCATTCGCCGCGGCATGCCCTGATGATCTCATTGTCCCGACAGTGCGTGGAGTGAACCGCGAGCTGCGTCGCGCAAAAGCCAAGGTGGTCAAGCTTGAGCGGCTGCGTGACGCGGTCCGTGAAATTAGTAAACACAAGCGTCTCATCCAGGAGGTGATGCTGTGA
- a CDS encoding primosomal protein I produces MSTLIQLLDRPIAYQPAFAQIRVGKVKAGPAAAVLLSQFVYWHNRMDGDWMYKTRENIRKETGLSRDEQETSRKRLVALGVLEEQLRGVPATVHYRINSERLEELLLFSASAESQLAATPPTRRREPRQLDGGNSTNKMAGTQPTSWGESCQQAGGDPANFHTGDYTETTQEITQNSSSENSNESSDTKKLSGNDALARKGKWGTPEDQQCAEWIFGRIKRLYEQAAETDGEVTRPKDPNWTVWANEIRLMRTIDARTHRQICDMFKRVQGDPFWCRNILSPGKLREKWDELILRLGPGNGSQSSQRDVNTISEPDNTIPEGFRG; encoded by the coding sequence GTGAGCACATTAATTCAGCTGCTTGATCGCCCCATAGCGTATCAGCCCGCTTTTGCTCAGATAAGGGTGGGAAAGGTTAAGGCCGGGCCAGCAGCGGCAGTTCTGCTCTCTCAGTTTGTCTACTGGCATAACCGCATGGATGGCGACTGGATGTACAAGACGCGAGAAAACATCCGTAAAGAGACAGGGTTAAGCAGAGATGAGCAGGAAACTTCGAGGAAAAGGCTGGTCGCATTAGGCGTGTTGGAAGAGCAACTTCGAGGTGTCCCCGCGACCGTACATTACCGGATCAATTCTGAACGTCTTGAAGAGCTTTTATTGTTCTCAGCCAGCGCCGAATCACAGTTGGCAGCAACCCCGCCAACTAGAAGGAGGGAACCCCGCCAACTAGATGGCGGTAACTCCACCAACAAGATGGCAGGAACCCAGCCAACAAGTTGGGGCGAATCCTGCCAACAGGCTGGTGGGGATCCCGCCAACTTTCATACAGGAGATTACACAGAGACTACACAAGAGATCACACAGAACTCTTCGTCCGAGAATTCTAACGAATCCTCTGACACCAAAAAATTATCTGGGAATGACGCTCTTGCTCGCAAAGGCAAATGGGGAACCCCGGAAGACCAGCAGTGTGCTGAGTGGATCTTTGGTCGCATCAAGCGACTTTACGAACAGGCCGCTGAGACTGATGGCGAAGTTACCAGGCCTAAAGACCCAAACTGGACTGTTTGGGCGAACGAAATTCGTCTGATGCGAACTATCGACGCACGAACCCATCGGCAGATTTGCGACATGTTCAAACGTGTTCAGGGCGATCCGTTCTGGTGCCGAAACATTCTCAGCCCTGGGAAACTCCGTGAAAAATGGGATGAGTTAATTCTACGACTCGGGCCTGGTAACGGCAGCCAGTCATCACAGCGCGACGTAAACACCATTTCAGAGCCAGATAACACAATCCCTGAAGGCTTCAGGGGATGA
- a CDS encoding DUF4222 domain-containing protein produces MHNTHELVTRMKNAMQFRLLAEPEDLRTEPFPGSLYRDERGCLVKVIRCSRLHVVYHREGYRDALEMARREFSLTFTEVSS; encoded by the coding sequence ATGCACAACACTCACGAATTAGTAACCCGCATGAAAAATGCGATGCAATTCCGTCTCCTGGCAGAACCTGAGGATCTACGAACAGAGCCTTTCCCTGGAAGCCTGTATCGCGACGAACGCGGATGCTTGGTGAAGGTTATTCGGTGTTCACGACTTCACGTTGTTTATCACCGTGAGGGATACAGGGACGCCTTAGAGATGGCGCGGCGAGAGTTTAGTTTGACGTTTACTGAGGTGAGTTCGTGA
- a CDS encoding toxin YdaT family protein, producing MDIKLLAVELESWAEGRWKAVVPMITKHHYGDLLEVLEGISDADDYTRRLHNNTQRIQRAFRKETANYLKQARELAPAVMAAIEAEMQQLHDVHSQIANANRECTEATNAVLMRKSKAVIHREGIEAISALAELIGINIDLSHAQQRAG from the coding sequence ATGGATATCAAACTTCTTGCCGTTGAGCTGGAGTCCTGGGCAGAAGGGCGCTGGAAAGCGGTTGTTCCGATGATAACAAAACATCACTACGGTGACTTGCTCGAGGTGCTGGAAGGCATTTCTGACGCAGATGACTACACCCGCCGACTGCACAACAACACGCAGCGCATCCAGCGTGCATTCCGCAAGGAAACTGCGAACTACTTGAAGCAAGCGCGTGAACTTGCACCAGCAGTCATGGCCGCTATCGAAGCCGAGATGCAGCAGCTGCACGACGTACACAGCCAGATTGCCAATGCCAACCGTGAGTGTACCGAGGCAACCAATGCTGTGCTGATGAGAAAGTCTAAAGCCGTTATTCATCGTGAGGGCATCGAAGCAATATCCGCTCTGGCTGAGTTGATTGGCATAAACATTGACCTTTCGCATGCTCAACAGCGCGCGGGATAG
- a CDS encoding Cro/CI family transcriptional regulator → MFKSAVIIFFGTRVRVAQAAGVDPSAVSQWKELVPERCAQRLSEASGGALHYDKEVYDQYRRDRRSGKKIKTALVGASD, encoded by the coding sequence ATGTTCAAGTCTGCAGTTATCATTTTTTTTGGGACAAGAGTACGTGTGGCTCAAGCCGCAGGGGTCGACCCATCAGCGGTTAGCCAGTGGAAAGAATTAGTCCCGGAGAGGTGCGCGCAACGTTTATCTGAGGCATCGGGTGGCGCACTGCATTACGACAAGGAAGTTTACGACCAGTACCGCCGGGACCGCCGTAGTGGCAAGAAGATTAAAACAGCATTGGTGGGAGCGTCTGACTAA
- a CDS encoding helix-turn-helix domain-containing protein — protein sequence MKEMTLGQRIKERRKQIGLSQNGLSKAAGVSDSTISLWESDNTAPRGANLHKLAAALQCSPTWVLFGDEDNSPGEPRVLDAEQQLTEDEKEVLRLYRALPESEQRNQIGELKARVENFNRLFTELLAARKRNNQP from the coding sequence ATGAAAGAGATGACGCTAGGCCAAAGAATCAAAGAGCGACGCAAGCAGATCGGCTTAAGCCAGAACGGGCTAAGCAAAGCTGCAGGCGTGTCCGACTCTACTATTTCACTGTGGGAGAGTGACAACACTGCCCCCCGCGGTGCTAACCTGCATAAGCTCGCTGCGGCGCTTCAGTGTTCGCCTACGTGGGTTCTCTTTGGTGACGAGGATAACTCGCCTGGTGAACCTCGAGTTTTAGACGCTGAACAACAGCTCACTGAGGATGAAAAGGAAGTTTTGCGCCTCTATCGAGCCCTTCCTGAATCGGAACAAAGGAATCAGATAGGCGAATTGAAGGCTAGAGTTGAGAATTTTAATCGTCTTTTCACTGAGCTTTTAGCTGCCAGGAAGCGTAACAACCAGCCATAA
- a CDS encoding cell division protein FtsZ: MKGQHYGTDLKPRGEILPGTLVKHNGRTYRASANVTRGLYISSLIERALICSETVEVLLNGNGQPLIN, translated from the coding sequence ATGAAAGGTCAGCATTACGGAACAGATTTAAAACCACGTGGAGAAATTTTACCGGGCACCTTAGTGAAACATAACGGTCGTACATATCGTGCCTCCGCTAATGTGACGCGCGGGCTATACATCTCAAGCCTTATAGAGCGCGCATTAATTTGTTCCGAAACAGTTGAAGTCCTTCTTAATGGTAACGGACAGCCCTTAATTAACTAA